A genomic region of Streptomyces sp. NBC_00247 contains the following coding sequences:
- a CDS encoding WXG100 family type VII secretion target gives MSGLDVDTDGLDRSSENLDQVADHIKLIRDDYLDKITSYHGCWGTDKFGMTFAEKYLPAVKDAKTGITALSDALVGSGQSLRDASTDFGNLQTGITESLGGHKTGKS, from the coding sequence ATGAGCGGGCTCGACGTCGACACGGACGGGCTCGACCGGAGCAGCGAGAACCTGGACCAGGTGGCCGACCACATCAAGCTGATCCGCGACGACTACCTGGACAAGATCACCTCGTACCACGGGTGCTGGGGCACGGACAAGTTCGGCATGACCTTCGCGGAGAAGTACCTGCCCGCGGTCAAGGACGCCAAGACGGGCATCACCGCGCTGAGCGACGCGCTGGTCGGCAGCGGGCAGAGCCTGCGCGACGCCTCGACGGACTTCGGCAATCTCCAGACCGGCATCACCGAATCGCTCGGCGGACACAAGACCGGGAAGAGCTGA
- a CDS encoding YbaB/EbfC family DNA-binding protein → MSNPMEEHLAEALAEFEEARTKLTEAGAAAARISATVMAKDRSVEATVGPQGELTNLRFPTARYRTMPPAQLAGVLMTTIGSARAQAAEQLADVYRPFGPIPGLSPTGEGGFQELDWDALFAPLREEGLPVPPSKAPTRSSGGALLDELVDEDDATGTDEGAQR, encoded by the coding sequence ATGAGCAACCCGATGGAAGAGCACCTGGCCGAGGCGCTGGCCGAGTTCGAGGAGGCCCGGACCAAGCTGACCGAGGCCGGGGCCGCCGCCGCCCGGATCTCCGCGACCGTCATGGCGAAGGACCGCTCCGTGGAGGCGACGGTCGGGCCGCAGGGCGAGCTGACGAACCTGCGTTTTCCCACCGCGAGGTACCGGACCATGCCCCCGGCCCAGCTCGCCGGCGTACTGATGACCACCATCGGATCGGCCCGCGCCCAGGCCGCCGAGCAACTCGCCGACGTGTACCGGCCGTTCGGCCCCATCCCCGGCCTCTCACCGACCGGCGAGGGCGGCTTCCAGGAGCTGGACTGGGACGCGCTGTTCGCTCCGCTCCGCGAGGAAGGGCTGCCGGTACCCCCGTCGAAGGCGCCCACCCGCTCGTCCGGTGGCGCGCTGCTCGACGAGCTCGTCGACGAGGACGACGCGACCGGCACGGACGAAGGAGCGCAGCGATGA
- a CDS encoding AAWKG family protein (Members of this family are unrelated to eukaryotic Tcp10, although some members contain a repetitive region similar to a C-terminal repeat region of Tcp10.): MAVDSSWESVVKQLTGFDGGTRANVAAVGGADAKTGTGSEWMRVTVKKVTKVGVSDDRNTTGEVEAGETPERVIQFYGPSDGQSSTYLDVYKATVSLPWSSSSGADWSNTGNAGAYDWGYGKALEALRDTFTTDGFGGGYDHTPAVVTADAVNLKEFSPIAEAFNRVVDYFSAKSVDLEKWVKQLDGEFSSYQGSGADVFRDLIDAVGLGYKDFLTLIAPKTGAVQPGGGREFKSNKDYNSRSVVGDKLVDAELAIWTAADSLATAWNGWQNNSDPGVQNAVNSAYAGLRVQPANVWLGTSHLDALLDDLALWLNENNIMRMRQNYGNNKPGDGFLHIHPVYGNLTVESDWKNLATRACTNWLATLAPLDLAASRAMLALNQAMVGMNSDSSFPFKAGTGSLTQANAGDEAARAKEEAEKAKEEAEKEAEQQKEDAQKELDDLGQDADGDGGTGEVDLPPQIGENETGSEFGGGGAGSDLGLNGENTGSGIVPPPTIGLNGTGDGSGLGGTNLPITNPDGSTSLVNPDGSTTTTYPDGHQETTPAGVLPPVLSPNVTGGGSGGYPVKTVKGPDGSTTSYNADGSRTTTHKDGTTTTVNPDGTSVTNNPDGSKTVLNKDGSETITYQDGTKTTIGPDGTTVTQYPDGTSTKLAPDSTLTSTDAQGNSTTSHPAPGSTVHNADGSSTAFGTDGTTTTTHEDGTKTSVSANGTVTTTDPDGTRTVSHLGKGTSTVQYADGSVSQVGQDGTVSTTYKDGSTTKLGPDGTYTTIDADGHKQTEHLNTTGSGGAQTRTTHNADGSSTTTYPDGTVDKTLKDGGHQISYPDGRTVTTDAYGRTTGTTGGTAGLGTNQTGGGLGDFDYYDYPDEGSDGSPLGGGGYGDTGTGGSGSLPLNPLGNQGLMPGGGTGASAGAAGTGLAAERGRAIATGEASAARNAKSAQLAAEEAAAASRRPSTTSSGSTPMMPPMGGGMGGGAGGNTQSDERERSTWVSEDEDTWGTDQGGVAAVIGR, translated from the coding sequence GTGGCAGTCGATTCAAGCTGGGAATCCGTCGTCAAGCAGCTCACCGGTTTCGACGGGGGCACCAGGGCCAATGTCGCGGCCGTGGGCGGTGCCGACGCGAAGACGGGAACCGGCAGCGAGTGGATGAGGGTCACGGTCAAGAAGGTCACCAAGGTGGGCGTGTCGGACGACCGCAACACCACGGGCGAGGTGGAGGCGGGCGAGACGCCCGAACGGGTCATCCAGTTCTACGGCCCCTCCGACGGGCAGTCCAGCACCTACCTCGACGTCTACAAGGCGACCGTCTCACTCCCCTGGAGTTCGTCGAGCGGCGCGGACTGGAGCAACACCGGAAACGCGGGGGCTTACGACTGGGGCTACGGAAAGGCGCTGGAAGCGCTGCGGGACACCTTCACCACGGACGGGTTCGGCGGCGGTTACGACCACACCCCGGCGGTCGTCACGGCCGACGCGGTCAATCTCAAGGAATTCAGCCCGATCGCCGAGGCGTTCAACAGGGTCGTCGACTACTTCTCCGCCAAATCCGTCGACCTCGAGAAGTGGGTGAAGCAGCTCGACGGCGAGTTCTCGTCCTATCAGGGCAGTGGCGCCGACGTCTTCCGCGACCTGATCGACGCGGTGGGTCTCGGCTACAAGGACTTCCTCACCCTGATCGCCCCGAAGACCGGCGCGGTCCAGCCCGGCGGCGGCAGGGAGTTCAAGAGCAACAAGGACTACAACTCCCGCTCCGTGGTCGGGGACAAGCTCGTCGACGCCGAACTGGCGATCTGGACGGCGGCCGACAGCCTCGCCACGGCTTGGAACGGCTGGCAGAACAACTCGGATCCCGGCGTCCAGAACGCGGTCAACTCGGCGTACGCGGGTCTCCGGGTCCAGCCGGCGAACGTATGGCTCGGGACGTCCCATCTCGACGCGCTGCTCGACGATCTGGCGTTGTGGCTGAACGAGAACAACATCATGAGGATGCGCCAGAACTACGGCAACAACAAGCCCGGAGACGGGTTCCTGCACATCCACCCGGTCTACGGCAACCTCACCGTCGAGAGCGACTGGAAGAACCTCGCCACGCGGGCGTGCACCAACTGGCTCGCCACCCTCGCTCCTCTCGACCTGGCCGCGAGCAGGGCCATGCTGGCACTCAACCAGGCCATGGTCGGGATGAACTCGGATTCCTCCTTCCCGTTCAAGGCAGGTACGGGCAGCCTCACGCAGGCGAACGCGGGCGACGAGGCCGCACGCGCCAAGGAAGAGGCGGAGAAGGCGAAGGAAGAGGCCGAGAAGGAAGCGGAGCAGCAGAAGGAGGACGCCCAGAAGGAGCTGGACGACCTCGGCCAGGACGCGGACGGCGACGGCGGAACCGGCGAGGTCGACCTTCCACCGCAGATCGGGGAGAACGAAACCGGCAGTGAATTCGGCGGCGGCGGAGCGGGCAGCGACCTCGGCCTGAACGGCGAGAACACCGGCAGCGGCATCGTCCCCCCGCCCACGATCGGCCTGAACGGTACGGGCGACGGCAGCGGCCTGGGCGGCACGAACCTCCCGATCACCAACCCCGACGGCTCCACCAGCCTCGTGAATCCGGACGGTTCGACCACCACCACCTACCCGGACGGCCACCAGGAGACGACGCCCGCGGGCGTCCTCCCGCCGGTCCTGTCCCCCAACGTCACGGGCGGCGGCAGCGGCGGCTACCCCGTCAAAACGGTCAAAGGCCCTGACGGCAGCACCACTTCGTACAACGCCGACGGCTCACGCACCACCACGCACAAGGACGGCACGACCACCACCGTCAACCCCGACGGCACCTCCGTCACGAACAATCCCGACGGCTCGAAGACGGTCCTGAACAAGGACGGCAGCGAGACCATCACCTACCAGGACGGCACGAAGACCACCATCGGCCCGGACGGTACGACGGTCACGCAGTATCCGGACGGCACCTCGACGAAGCTCGCCCCGGACTCCACGCTCACCAGCACCGACGCCCAGGGCAACAGCACCACCAGCCATCCGGCGCCCGGCTCGACCGTGCACAACGCGGACGGTTCGTCCACGGCGTTCGGCACGGACGGCACGACCACCACCACGCACGAGGACGGCACGAAGACCTCCGTCTCCGCGAACGGCACCGTGACCACCACCGACCCCGACGGCACCAGGACCGTCTCGCACCTGGGCAAGGGCACCTCCACCGTCCAGTACGCCGACGGCTCGGTGTCCCAGGTGGGCCAGGACGGCACGGTGTCCACCACGTACAAGGACGGCAGCACCACCAAGCTGGGGCCCGACGGCACGTACACCACCATCGACGCCGACGGCCACAAGCAGACCGAGCACCTCAACACCACCGGCAGCGGTGGTGCACAGACGCGGACGACGCACAACGCGGACGGCTCGTCCACGACGACCTACCCGGACGGCACCGTCGACAAGACGCTCAAGGACGGCGGCCACCAGATCAGCTACCCGGACGGGCGCACGGTCACCACCGACGCGTACGGACGGACGACCGGCACGACGGGCGGTACCGCCGGGCTCGGAACGAACCAGACCGGTGGCGGTCTCGGCGACTTCGACTACTACGACTACCCGGACGAGGGAAGCGACGGATCCCCCCTGGGCGGGGGTGGTTACGGTGACACCGGCACCGGCGGGTCCGGCAGCCTCCCGCTGAACCCGCTCGGCAACCAGGGGCTCATGCCCGGCGGCGGCACGGGCGCCTCGGCGGGCGCCGCCGGAACCGGGCTGGCCGCGGAGCGCGGCCGGGCGATAGCCACCGGAGAGGCATCCGCGGCGCGGAACGCCAAGTCCGCCCAGCTCGCCGCGGAGGAGGCCGCGGCGGCGAGCCGGCGGCCCAGCACCACCTCGTCCGGAAGCACCCCGATGATGCCGCCGATGGGCGGTGGTATGGGCGGCGGTGCGGGCGGCAACACCCAGAGCGACGAACGCGAGCGGTCCACCTGGGTGAGCGAGGACGAGGACACCTGGGGCACGGACCAGGGCGGCGTCGCGGCGGTGATCGGGCGGTGA
- a CDS encoding type VII secretion system-associated protein — MAADPTNLSHLDTDSLQRFIDTDVQEFIDLLTALEKDAEKGGISSLKFLSAQMASPEVGLSSHVLKLGKLVGKDATPLSANPLVEYLTGAAESQAGVISNQLKLFNDIQKNMRTVLETMKKNQADSLEDIKSQEFLNALGDVDGDLAPTQKT; from the coding sequence ATGGCGGCCGACCCGACCAATCTGTCGCACCTGGACACGGACTCCCTCCAGAGGTTCATCGACACCGACGTGCAGGAGTTCATCGACCTGCTGACCGCGCTGGAGAAGGATGCCGAGAAGGGTGGGATCTCCTCGCTGAAGTTCCTCAGCGCCCAGATGGCTTCCCCCGAAGTGGGCCTCAGCAGCCACGTGCTGAAGCTCGGCAAACTGGTCGGGAAGGACGCGACCCCGCTGAGCGCGAATCCGCTGGTGGAGTACCTCACGGGCGCGGCGGAGTCCCAGGCGGGCGTCATCAGCAACCAGCTGAAGCTCTTCAACGACATACAGAAGAACATGAGGACGGTGCTGGAGACGATGAAGAAGAACCAGGCGGACAGCCTGGAGGACATCAAGAGCCAGGAGTTCCTGAACGCCCTGGGCGATGTCGACGGGGACCTCGCCCCGACCCAGAAGACCTGA
- a CDS encoding WXG100 family type VII secretion target, whose translation MTTPYDPSNKTDGIIHVEYSRVDQAAEDMRLQTNRIQSLVQALNEELAGLRGAWQGADAATYAALQNQWNQATTQLGQVLTKHSATLSDISDQYRKHENRSASDWGNIRVGG comes from the coding sequence ATGACCACTCCGTACGATCCCTCCAACAAGACCGACGGCATCATCCACGTCGAGTACAGCAGGGTGGACCAGGCCGCCGAGGACATGCGCCTCCAGACGAACCGCATCCAGTCCCTGGTGCAGGCCCTCAACGAGGAGCTGGCCGGGCTGCGCGGTGCCTGGCAGGGTGCGGACGCGGCGACGTACGCGGCTCTGCAGAACCAGTGGAACCAGGCCACCACACAACTGGGCCAGGTCCTGACGAAGCACAGCGCCACGCTGAGCGACATCTCGGACCAGTACCGCAAGCACGAGAACCGCAGCGCCTCGGACTGGGGGAACATCCGCGTCGGCGGTTGA
- the eccB gene encoding type VII secretion protein EccB — MQSRKDQVQAHLFVMGRLTSGMLRSDPDSPESPVGRTNRGMAWGIGLGVVLTVGFLLFGMISPAGSKTWQQDSNLIVQKDTGTRFLYLDKTLRPVRNWASAKLIAADDLKVVSVSGASLAGERHGTPVGIPGAPDALPGPGDLERGAWQVCAEEPDRTGADRTGRRPVTSLRVGMAADGVSPGDNRAVLVQGPDGATHLLWGDHRLRLGKHGAAEALGYSGVTPVPVSAAFLDSVPAGPDLTAPEVDGRGAAGPRIDGLVGRTGQVYALASPGAVTQHFLLEESGLRPLTTPGAALVLGDDRTAKLAYKGSVPVALPLTADQLAQHRAPAGEAAGDPAGWPSRTPVVRDPGPGTSVCARIQPEGSAPRVALALVPTAARAAPVASGPEIRRACLAVDGLEVRPGGGALVQALGAGGSVIGTTTYLVTDVGVKYRLPDAESVERLGLKGGHAQAVPSRLLDMLPTGPVLDAAVADGERAAPAVPSEESCG, encoded by the coding sequence ATGCAGTCCAGGAAGGACCAGGTCCAGGCCCACCTCTTCGTGATGGGGCGGCTGACCAGCGGCATGCTGCGGAGCGACCCGGACTCCCCGGAGTCCCCGGTGGGCCGCACGAACCGGGGCATGGCCTGGGGAATCGGCCTCGGAGTCGTCCTCACCGTCGGGTTCCTGCTCTTCGGCATGATCTCGCCCGCGGGTTCCAAGACCTGGCAGCAGGACTCGAACCTGATCGTGCAGAAGGACACCGGTACCCGTTTCCTGTATCTCGACAAGACGCTGCGCCCTGTGCGCAACTGGGCTTCGGCGAAGCTGATCGCGGCCGACGACCTCAAAGTGGTCTCGGTGTCCGGGGCGTCCCTGGCGGGCGAGCGGCACGGCACCCCGGTCGGCATCCCCGGCGCCCCCGACGCGCTGCCCGGCCCCGGAGACCTGGAGCGGGGGGCGTGGCAGGTCTGCGCGGAGGAGCCGGACCGCACGGGCGCCGACCGGACCGGCCGGCGCCCCGTCACATCGCTCCGCGTGGGCATGGCCGCCGACGGCGTCTCCCCCGGCGACAACCGCGCCGTCCTCGTCCAGGGCCCGGACGGAGCCACGCACCTGCTGTGGGGCGATCATCGGCTGCGGCTCGGCAAGCACGGCGCGGCCGAGGCGCTGGGCTACTCCGGGGTGACGCCGGTGCCCGTCTCCGCGGCGTTCCTCGACAGCGTGCCGGCCGGACCCGACCTGACGGCGCCGGAGGTGGACGGCCGGGGCGCGGCCGGCCCCCGGATCGACGGCCTCGTCGGACGGACGGGTCAGGTGTACGCACTGGCGTCGCCGGGCGCCGTCACCCAGCACTTCCTTCTGGAGGAGAGCGGGCTGCGTCCGCTCACCACTCCCGGGGCAGCCCTCGTGCTGGGTGACGACCGGACGGCGAAGCTGGCCTACAAGGGGTCGGTCCCGGTCGCGCTCCCGCTCACCGCGGACCAGCTGGCCCAGCACCGGGCGCCGGCCGGCGAGGCGGCCGGGGACCCGGCGGGCTGGCCGTCCCGTACGCCCGTCGTACGGGACCCCGGTCCCGGCACGTCGGTCTGCGCCCGGATCCAGCCGGAGGGCTCCGCGCCCCGAGTGGCCCTGGCGCTCGTACCGACGGCGGCACGGGCGGCTCCGGTCGCCTCCGGCCCCGAGATCCGGCGGGCGTGCCTGGCGGTGGACGGTCTGGAGGTACGGCCCGGGGGTGGCGCGCTCGTGCAGGCGCTGGGCGCGGGGGGCTCGGTCATCGGCACGACGACGTACCTGGTCACGGATGTGGGCGTCAAGTACCGGCTGCCGGACGCGGAGTCGGTGGAGCGGCTCGGTCTCAAGGGCGGGCACGCGCAGGCGGTGCCGTCCCGGCTGCTGGACATGCTGCCGACGGGGCCGGTGCTCGACGCGGCGGTGGCCGACGGTGAACGTGCGGCTCCCGCGGTCCCGTCGGAGGAGTCCTGCGGGTGA
- the eccD gene encoding type VII secretion integral membrane protein EccD, producing the protein MTDISAPGLCRLTVRTHERIIDLAVPADVPVSDLLPILLDHAGHDLAEKGIEHGGWVLQRLGEEPLDEERTPESLALRDGETLFLRPRTEALPPVHFDDLVDGVAETMRDRPHGWEARTSRWLLRGTAVVLLAAGLLVLALPGGSAPLRAAVAAGTGLLVLFGAATASRAVGDSAGGAALGVLVAPYLGLAGALLPSGDADAHLTGARLLAGSAAAAGGAVLAVAAVAAFVPLLLSTAAVAVAGASWGALMLVTDWPAAHAASVLAVLAVVFGGLVPGIAFRLSGLRLPALPTNAEQLQEGIEPHPSQVVVSRTALAEEWMTALYAGTGLVCAVVLTALVVVRPDTAAVVTAAVLCLLLLLHARGIGNVWQRPAVMLPGLYGLVLMAVRAAGSLDAGQRPFLIAALVAVAVSAAIASWTVPGRRMLPYWGRAADVLHTLLAVALIPLSLWVLGVYTALRTANG; encoded by the coding sequence ATGACAGACATATCCGCCCCCGGCCTGTGCCGGCTCACGGTGAGAACCCACGAACGGATCATCGATCTGGCGGTCCCCGCCGACGTACCCGTGTCCGACCTGCTGCCCATCCTCCTCGACCACGCGGGCCACGACCTGGCGGAGAAGGGGATCGAACACGGCGGCTGGGTGCTGCAACGCCTGGGCGAGGAGCCCCTGGACGAGGAGCGCACCCCGGAGAGCCTGGCGCTGCGGGACGGCGAGACGCTGTTCCTCCGCCCTCGCACCGAGGCGCTGCCGCCGGTCCACTTCGACGACCTGGTGGACGGGGTCGCCGAGACGATGCGCGACCGCCCGCACGGCTGGGAGGCCCGGACCAGCCGGTGGCTGCTGCGCGGCACGGCGGTGGTGCTCCTCGCGGCCGGGCTGCTGGTGCTGGCGCTGCCGGGCGGCTCCGCACCGCTGCGGGCCGCGGTCGCGGCCGGCACCGGGCTGCTGGTGCTGTTCGGCGCCGCCACGGCGAGCCGGGCAGTGGGCGACTCCGCGGGCGGCGCCGCACTCGGCGTCCTCGTCGCGCCGTATCTGGGGCTGGCCGGTGCGCTGCTGCCCAGTGGTGACGCGGACGCGCACCTGACGGGGGCGCGGCTCCTCGCGGGTTCGGCGGCGGCCGCGGGCGGGGCGGTGCTGGCGGTGGCCGCGGTCGCGGCCTTCGTGCCGTTGCTGCTGAGCACGGCGGCGGTCGCGGTCGCGGGCGCCTCGTGGGGTGCGCTGATGCTGGTCACCGACTGGCCCGCCGCGCACGCGGCGAGCGTCCTCGCGGTCCTCGCGGTCGTCTTCGGCGGCCTCGTCCCGGGCATCGCCTTCCGGCTGTCCGGGCTGCGGCTGCCCGCCCTGCCGACCAACGCGGAACAGCTCCAGGAAGGGATCGAACCGCATCCCAGCCAGGTCGTGGTGAGCCGCACCGCGCTCGCCGAGGAGTGGATGACCGCCCTGTACGCGGGGACGGGCCTGGTTTGCGCGGTGGTCCTGACCGCCCTCGTCGTGGTCCGCCCGGACACCGCAGCCGTGGTCACCGCCGCGGTGCTGTGCCTGCTCCTGCTCCTGCACGCGCGTGGTATCGGCAACGTGTGGCAGCGGCCCGCCGTCATGCTCCCGGGCCTGTACGGTCTGGTCCTGATGGCGGTGCGGGCCGCCGGTTCGCTGGACGCCGGGCAGCGCCCGTTCCTGATCGCGGCGCTCGTCGCCGTCGCCGTGTCGGCGGCCATCGCCTCCTGGACGGTGCCCGGCCGCCGGATGCTGCCCTACTGGGGCCGAGCGGCCGACGTCCTGCACACCCTTCTCGCCGTGGCCCTGATCCCGCTGTCCCTGTGGGTGCTGGGCGTGTACACGGCCCTGCGCACCGCCAACGGCTGA